The Streptomyces sp. P9-A4 genome contains a region encoding:
- a CDS encoding transcriptional regulator, giving the protein MPEYTHDFGHYGARGIKGSEAAARQLDRLVEGIASPVTSRRGLLARLHYLNRSPHALRQAKEAGLRASDRTLRAWLAEERRPNRANLDRIDVAYWSVRRLNVARYLLARLNSRGGTRVELHPLNQSQVAQPHQRVLGFRTLNIRQWDRIVAAWVAGDERALDDAWIDQIADLGSDWGKYEYVSNLGFAA; this is encoded by the coding sequence GTGCCCGAGTACACCCATGACTTCGGCCACTACGGTGCCCGTGGCATCAAGGGCAGCGAGGCGGCCGCGCGTCAGCTCGACCGGCTCGTCGAGGGCATCGCCTCACCGGTGACCAGCCGACGCGGTCTCCTCGCCCGGCTGCACTACCTGAACAGGTCCCCGCACGCGCTGCGGCAGGCGAAGGAGGCCGGGCTCAGAGCGAGCGACCGCACGCTCAGGGCCTGGCTCGCCGAGGAGCGCCGGCCCAACCGGGCCAATCTCGACCGGATCGACGTCGCCTACTGGTCGGTGCGCCGGCTCAACGTCGCGCGCTACCTCCTCGCCCGGCTGAACTCCCGAGGCGGTACGCGCGTCGAGTTGCATCCCCTCAACCAGTCCCAGGTGGCCCAGCCGCACCAGCGGGTCCTTGGCTTCAGGACGCTGAACATCCGTCAGTGGGACCGGATCGTGGCCGCCTGGGTCGCCGGGGACGAGCGCGCCCTCGACGACGCCTGGATCGACCAGATCGCCGATCTCGGGTCCGACTGGGGCAAGTACGAGTACGTGAGCAACCTCGGCTTCGCCGCCTGA
- a CDS encoding rod shape-determining protein MreC: MRGIALDIGSSRTRAWAPGAGVFADVPSGPVRRGRVTGSDSQLQLLRRLTASAPGGDGHDTVVMLTHPVLAAPEERAAARRLVDALGPARVIAVDSARAAAAYAAPAGGGPLLVVDLGAQLTEVTLVVDGLVEDARLAEVGVDDLPASGGVPESVAGTAADMVSDLWRRDRTGAVRGALRRGVLVTGGGALRLDVTGRLAHLLRARIRLANDPSTSVVRGAGLMLTSALRHPTGAVPRT, translated from the coding sequence GTGCGGGGCATCGCCCTCGACATCGGCAGCTCCAGGACCCGCGCCTGGGCGCCGGGTGCGGGGGTCTTCGCGGACGTGCCGAGCGGTCCGGTCCGGCGTGGGCGCGTGACCGGGTCGGACTCCCAGCTCCAGCTGCTCCGTCGGCTCACCGCCTCGGCTCCGGGCGGCGACGGGCACGACACCGTCGTGATGCTGACCCATCCCGTGCTCGCCGCCCCCGAGGAACGGGCGGCGGCGCGGCGACTGGTGGACGCCCTCGGTCCGGCGCGGGTCATCGCGGTCGACAGCGCCCGCGCCGCGGCGGCCTACGCCGCCCCGGCCGGCGGCGGCCCGCTGCTCGTGGTCGACCTCGGCGCGCAACTGACCGAGGTCACCCTCGTCGTGGACGGCCTCGTCGAGGACGCCCGGCTGGCCGAGGTGGGGGTCGACGACCTCCCGGCTTCGGGCGGCGTGCCGGAATCGGTCGCCGGAACGGCCGCGGACATGGTGAGCGACCTGTGGCGACGCGACCGCACGGGCGCGGTACGCGGGGCGCTGCGGCGTGGCGTTCTGGTCACGGGCGGCGGCGCACTGCGTCTCGACGTGACCGGCCGCCTCGCGCATCTCCTCCGCGCCCGAATCCGCCTGGCGAACGACCCGTCGACCAGCGTGGTCCGAGGCGCCGGCCTGATGCTGACCTCCGCCCTACGCCACCCGACGGGCGCCGTCCCCCGAACCTGA
- a CDS encoding peroxiredoxin, giving the protein MNIGDLVEDFTLPDETGAPRSLTGLLAEGPVVLFFYPAAMTPGCTAEACHFRDLAAEFRAVGALPVGISSDAVERQREFTERHSLGYPLLSDPDGAVRDRFGVKRGFSLAPTKRVTFVIGQDRRVREVVRSELRMSAHADRALAALRTP; this is encoded by the coding sequence ATGAACATCGGTGACCTCGTGGAGGACTTCACCCTTCCGGACGAGACGGGCGCCCCGCGCTCCCTGACCGGGCTGCTCGCCGAGGGGCCGGTCGTCCTCTTCTTCTACCCGGCGGCGATGACCCCCGGGTGCACGGCCGAGGCCTGCCACTTCCGGGATCTCGCGGCCGAGTTCCGGGCCGTCGGGGCGCTGCCCGTGGGGATCAGCTCGGACGCGGTCGAGCGGCAGCGGGAGTTCACCGAGCGGCACTCCCTCGGGTACCCGCTGCTGTCCGACCCGGACGGTGCCGTGCGTGACCGGTTCGGGGTGAAGCGCGGATTCTCGCTCGCGCCGACGAAGCGGGTCACGTTCGTGATCGGCCAGGACCGGCGGGTACGGGAGGTCGTGCGCAGCGAACTGCGGATGAGCGCGCACGCCGACCGGGCACTGGCCGCACTCCGCACACCCTGA
- a CDS encoding SRPBCC family protein — MDSDTFVYTTYIRTTPDELWKALTDPESTRRFWGVAFETEWTPGAPMVWDEGGRRTADPEQVVLEAEPGRLLSYTWHTFTPEWAEAVRLGRDVYERLARERRSRVTFVIEPSGDTVKLTVTHDDLEADGLMKGLIGEGWPALVSSLKSLLETGEELPEPPR, encoded by the coding sequence ATGGACAGCGACACGTTCGTCTACACCACCTACATCCGGACCACCCCCGACGAGCTGTGGAAGGCGCTCACCGACCCGGAGTCCACCCGCCGGTTCTGGGGCGTGGCCTTCGAGACGGAGTGGACCCCCGGCGCCCCCATGGTCTGGGACGAGGGCGGCCGCAGGACCGCCGACCCCGAGCAGGTCGTCCTCGAGGCCGAGCCCGGCCGCCTCCTCTCGTACACCTGGCACACCTTCACCCCGGAATGGGCGGAGGCCGTGCGCCTCGGACGGGATGTGTACGAGCGCCTCGCCCGCGAGCGCCGGTCGCGGGTGACCTTCGTGATCGAGCCCTCCGGCGACACGGTCAAACTGACGGTGACCCACGACGACCTGGAGGCCGACGGCTTGATGAAGGGGCTGATCGGCGAGGGCTGGCCCGCGCTGGTGTCCAGCCTCAAGTCCCTGCTGGAGACCGGCGAGGAGCTCCCGGAGCCGCCCCGCTGA
- a CDS encoding peptidase inhibitor family I36 protein, which produces MKRFLATAAAALLATTAGLALATSAGAADCPSGEFCVWQDANFSGQRANWSGDDGWWESWISDTDSSWANHGISGPGIKDHVKVYESAWQGGSTTICLAPGQEVGYDGAANDRGDSHTWSMGC; this is translated from the coding sequence GTGAAGCGATTCCTCGCCACCGCCGCCGCGGCACTGCTCGCCACGACCGCCGGACTCGCCCTCGCCACCTCCGCGGGGGCGGCCGATTGCCCCAGCGGCGAGTTCTGCGTCTGGCAGGACGCCAATTTCAGCGGCCAGCGCGCCAACTGGAGCGGAGACGACGGCTGGTGGGAGAGCTGGATCTCCGACACCGACTCCTCCTGGGCCAACCACGGCATCTCCGGCCCCGGCATCAAGGACCACGTCAAGGTCTACGAGAGCGCCTGGCAGGGCGGCAGCACGACCATCTGTCTCGCCCCGGGCCAGGAGGTCGGCTACGACGGCGCCGCCAATGACCGAGGCGATTCCCACACCTGGTCCATGGGCTGCTGA
- a CDS encoding ATP-dependent DNA ligase — protein MLLARLAEVSREVAATSARSRKIALLAELFAEAAPEESPLVIAYLSGRLPQGRIGIGWSVLKDLVPPVVPAVEQPGLTLRQVDGVMAELAAVSGAGARAQRSRLVRSLFVAATRDEQDLLLRLLTGEVRQGALDAVALEGVARAAAVPAAELRRAVMVEGSLPPVAQAVLAEGATALDRFTLRVGNPVQPMLAHTAASVTEAVAALGPCVVEEKLDGIRIQVHRSGDDVRVHTRSLDDITDRLPEVVVTARAVGADAFILDGEVIALDPDTGRPVSFQSIAGRVGSRSDVTGASAALPLVPVFFDVLAVDGEGLIDRPGRERHAVLARLLPASQRVRRLVVTDPAEPAQTEAAERFFADTLTRGHEGVLVKALDAPYVAGRRGRTWLKVKPVHTVDLVVLGVERGHGRRTGLLSNLHLGARTADGGFVMLGKTFKGLTDEMLRWQTERLRELAVEDDGFTVRVRPELVVEIAYDGLQASTRYPAGVTLRFARVVRHRPDKPAAEADTIEEITGRR, from the coding sequence ATGCTGCTCGCCCGTCTCGCGGAGGTGTCCCGGGAGGTCGCCGCCACCTCCGCGCGCTCACGCAAGATCGCGCTGCTCGCCGAGCTGTTCGCTGAGGCCGCGCCCGAGGAGAGCCCTCTGGTCATCGCCTACCTCTCGGGGCGCCTCCCGCAGGGGCGGATCGGAATCGGGTGGAGCGTCCTCAAGGACCTCGTGCCCCCGGTCGTCCCGGCCGTCGAACAGCCGGGGCTCACGCTCCGGCAGGTCGACGGGGTGATGGCGGAACTCGCCGCGGTCTCAGGAGCGGGCGCCCGGGCACAGCGGTCACGGCTGGTGCGCAGTCTGTTCGTCGCCGCCACCCGTGACGAGCAGGACCTCCTGCTGCGACTGCTGACCGGCGAGGTGCGTCAAGGGGCCCTCGACGCCGTCGCCCTGGAGGGCGTCGCGCGGGCGGCCGCCGTGCCCGCGGCAGAACTCCGGCGCGCCGTCATGGTCGAAGGGTCGCTGCCCCCGGTCGCCCAGGCCGTCCTGGCCGAGGGGGCCACCGCGCTCGACCGGTTCACCCTGCGGGTCGGCAACCCGGTGCAGCCCATGCTGGCGCACACCGCCGCGTCCGTCACCGAGGCGGTCGCCGCGCTCGGCCCCTGCGTCGTGGAGGAGAAGCTCGACGGCATCAGGATCCAGGTCCACCGGAGCGGTGACGACGTCCGCGTCCACACCCGCTCCCTCGACGACATCACCGACCGGCTCCCGGAGGTGGTCGTGACCGCTCGCGCCGTGGGCGCGGACGCGTTCATCCTGGACGGTGAGGTGATCGCCCTCGACCCGGACACGGGGCGCCCGGTCTCCTTCCAGTCCATCGCCGGCAGGGTGGGTTCCCGCTCCGACGTCACCGGCGCCAGCGCCGCGCTGCCCCTCGTACCCGTCTTCTTCGACGTCCTCGCGGTCGACGGCGAGGGCCTGATCGACCGGCCGGGGCGGGAACGGCACGCCGTGCTGGCCCGGCTGCTCCCCGCCTCCCAACGGGTCCGCCGTCTCGTCGTGACCGATCCCGCCGAACCGGCGCAGACCGAGGCCGCCGAGCGGTTCTTCGCCGACACCTTGACCCGTGGGCACGAAGGAGTCCTCGTGAAGGCCCTCGACGCGCCGTACGTCGCCGGCCGGAGGGGGCGCACCTGGCTGAAGGTGAAGCCGGTCCACACCGTGGATCTCGTCGTCCTCGGCGTCGAACGGGGCCACGGACGCAGGACGGGGCTCCTCTCCAATCTCCACCTCGGAGCCCGCACCGCCGACGGCGGGTTCGTCATGCTCGGCAAGACCTTCAAAGGTCTCACCGACGAGATGCTGCGGTGGCAGACCGAACGGCTACGTGAACTCGCCGTGGAGGACGACGGATTCACCGTACGGGTGCGGCCCGAACTCGTCGTGGAGATTGCGTACGACGGGCTCCAGGCCTCGACGCGCTACCCGGCCGGCGTCACCCTGCGCTTCGCCCGCGTCGTACGCCACCGCCCCGACAAGCCGGCCGCCGAGGCCGACACGATCGAGGAGATCACCGGGCGCCGCTGA
- a CDS encoding PadR family transcriptional regulator — MSLKHAVLAALLEGEASGYDLAKIFDVSVANFWAATPQQLYRELDRLAVAGLITARVVEQERRPNKRMFSLTEPGRRDLAAYTSTPPRPSAVRDELMVQVQACDEGDTKAVREFVAQRMETARAKLARYDRLREWMLNGRDEDTYLDEAERVGPYLTLMRGRYFEEENLRWGERALAVLDRRAEARGRAAAQDGAATRGGVAARQA; from the coding sequence ATGTCCCTCAAGCACGCCGTCCTCGCAGCTCTCCTGGAGGGCGAGGCCTCCGGATACGACCTGGCCAAGATCTTCGACGTGTCCGTCGCCAACTTCTGGGCCGCCACCCCGCAGCAGCTCTACCGCGAGCTGGACCGGCTCGCGGTGGCCGGTCTGATCACGGCCCGCGTGGTGGAGCAGGAACGGCGCCCCAACAAGCGGATGTTCAGCCTCACGGAGCCCGGACGGCGGGATCTCGCCGCCTACACGTCGACGCCTCCGCGCCCCAGCGCCGTACGGGACGAGCTGATGGTCCAGGTGCAGGCCTGCGACGAGGGCGACACCAAGGCGGTCCGCGAGTTCGTGGCCCAGCGGATGGAGACGGCGCGGGCGAAGCTGGCGCGCTACGACCGGCTGCGGGAGTGGATGCTGAACGGCCGGGACGAGGACACGTACCTCGACGAGGCCGAGCGGGTGGGCCCCTACCTCACACTCATGCGCGGCCGGTACTTCGAGGAGGAGAACCTGCGCTGGGGCGAGCGTGCCCTCGCGGTGCTCGACCGGCGTGCGGAGGCGCGCGGCCGGGCCGCGGCGCAGGACGGAGCCGCCACACGGGGCGGAGTCGCCGCGCGGCAGGCCTGA
- a CDS encoding polysaccharide deacetylase family protein, with protein MTFRSRLGRRRGPAVALLAAASLMLTLGGCGMETVTPKDARGEGGADDKAGAPARRVDCAKVKCIALTFDAGPGKDTPRLLDILKEKQVPATFFLLGSKHVDRYPQVVKRIADEGHVVANHTWTHRILTDLDEAQVRDELSRTQDAVEKITGRKPTLMRPPQGRTDDTVSDVSRELGLAQILWSITAKDYSTTDSNLIRQRVLEQAHGDGIILLHDIYDGTVPAVPSIIDELKRRGFTFVTVPELLAPGKAEPGAVYRPEKD; from the coding sequence ATGACGTTCCGATCCAGGCTGGGCCGACGAAGGGGACCGGCCGTCGCGCTGCTTGCCGCCGCCTCGCTGATGCTGACGCTCGGCGGCTGCGGGATGGAGACCGTCACCCCGAAGGACGCCCGGGGCGAGGGCGGAGCCGATGACAAGGCGGGGGCCCCGGCTCGCCGGGTCGACTGCGCGAAGGTCAAGTGCATCGCGCTGACCTTCGACGCGGGTCCGGGCAAGGACACCCCCCGGCTCCTCGACATCCTCAAGGAGAAGCAGGTCCCCGCGACCTTCTTCCTGCTCGGCAGCAAGCACGTCGACCGCTACCCCCAGGTCGTCAAGCGCATCGCCGACGAGGGGCACGTGGTCGCCAACCACACCTGGACCCATCGGATCCTGACCGACCTCGACGAGGCGCAGGTCCGCGACGAGCTGTCCCGGACCCAGGACGCCGTCGAGAAGATCACCGGCCGCAAGCCCACGCTCATGCGCCCTCCGCAGGGCCGCACCGACGACACCGTGTCCGACGTCAGCCGGGAACTGGGACTCGCGCAGATCCTCTGGAGCATCACCGCCAAGGACTACTCCACCACCGACTCGAACCTCATACGGCAGCGCGTGCTGGAGCAGGCGCACGGCGACGGCATCATCCTGCTGCACGACATCTACGACGGTACGGTCCCGGCCGTCCCCTCGATCATCGACGAGCTCAAGCGGCGAGGCTTCACCTTCGTGACGGTGCCGGAGCTCCTCGCCCCCGGCAAGGCCGAGCCGGGCGCCGTCTACCGGCCCGAGAAGGACTGA
- a CDS encoding RrF2 family transcriptional regulator: MRLTKFTDLALRAVMRLAVTAPEESVTTREVAESMDVPYAHMAKVVTRLQHLGVVEARRGRGGGLALTERGRHSSVGWLARTLEGDEEVVACEGDPPCPLRSACRLRGALREAQEAFYRALDPLTVAELVRSPTGPLLISLSPRPSP, from the coding sequence GTGAGGCTGACAAAGTTCACCGACCTGGCGCTCCGTGCCGTGATGCGCCTGGCGGTCACCGCTCCGGAGGAATCCGTCACCACCCGCGAGGTGGCGGAGTCGATGGACGTGCCCTACGCCCACATGGCGAAGGTGGTGACCCGGCTTCAGCACCTCGGCGTGGTCGAGGCGCGGCGGGGCCGCGGCGGCGGCCTGGCCCTGACGGAGCGGGGACGGCATTCCTCGGTGGGCTGGCTGGCCCGCACCCTGGAGGGTGACGAGGAGGTCGTCGCCTGCGAGGGCGACCCACCGTGCCCACTGCGCTCCGCGTGCCGGCTGCGCGGGGCACTGCGTGAGGCACAGGAGGCCTTCTACCGGGCGCTCGATCCGCTCACCGTGGCGGAGCTGGTGAGGTCCCCCACCGGCCCGCTGCTGATCTCGCTCAGCCCACGCCCTTCCCCCTGA
- a CDS encoding DUF6397 family protein, translating to MTVDEGTNTVTPGRAALELELRRDEFQLAVQLGLVRAASVGEGGRPRVEQRELDRLRAAPDFPSGLRERVRAVGTGEAAALLDITPERFTKLARTGHLSPARFSLNRYRAVVWSYLAEEVAEFGLTCPALLTGRLPLELRERLAAHEDRRPRNWRARRLAVQLRAADDPWARAAAIASLLDPVQVAEVVDDPYERNHLYLLRPPPPPGLPVRAAAREVADRLTRADDPDEILWHRLSLALALDEAREGRPAPYPGEVVPSRGAGGPGAPREPGAEVSWVSAARWARAGVREGTGAPGTLTPLTSASPPSFSPPGAAAPSEVGEAVSDGRPLAVERPPSRAAARVRLLDRLRRRRAEGAARRAEGRRRRPVSWP from the coding sequence ATGACGGTCGACGAAGGTACGAACACGGTGACGCCGGGGCGGGCCGCGCTGGAGCTGGAACTGAGGCGTGACGAGTTCCAGCTCGCGGTCCAGCTCGGCCTGGTCAGGGCGGCGTCGGTGGGAGAGGGCGGGCGGCCGAGGGTCGAGCAGCGCGAGCTCGACCGGCTCAGGGCCGCGCCGGACTTCCCCTCCGGCCTCCGCGAACGGGTGCGGGCGGTCGGCACCGGGGAGGCCGCCGCGCTCCTGGACATCACTCCGGAGCGCTTCACGAAGCTGGCCCGGACCGGACACCTCAGCCCGGCCCGCTTCTCCCTGAACCGCTACCGGGCGGTGGTGTGGAGCTACCTGGCGGAGGAGGTCGCCGAGTTCGGCCTGACCTGCCCGGCGTTGCTCACAGGCCGCCTCCCTCTGGAACTCCGCGAGCGTCTCGCCGCGCACGAGGACCGGCGGCCGAGGAACTGGCGGGCCCGCAGGCTCGCGGTGCAGCTCCGCGCCGCCGACGACCCTTGGGCGCGGGCGGCGGCCATCGCCTCCCTCCTCGACCCGGTCCAGGTGGCCGAGGTGGTCGACGATCCGTACGAACGCAATCACCTCTACCTGCTGCGCCCACCACCGCCGCCGGGGCTGCCCGTGCGGGCGGCGGCACGGGAGGTCGCCGATCGGCTCACACGGGCCGACGACCCGGACGAGATCCTCTGGCACCGGCTGAGTCTGGCCCTGGCCCTGGACGAGGCACGCGAGGGCCGGCCGGCTCCGTATCCCGGTGAGGTGGTCCCATCGCGCGGAGCGGGTGGTCCGGGTGCTCCCCGCGAGCCGGGCGCGGAAGTCTCGTGGGTCTCGGCGGCGCGGTGGGCACGCGCCGGGGTGAGGGAGGGGACGGGAGCACCGGGGACGCTGACGCCTTTGACGTCCGCTTCGCCGCCGTCCTTCTCTCCGCCTGGGGCCGCGGCTCCGTCCGAGGTGGGGGAGGCGGTGTCGGACGGGCGGCCGCTGGCGGTCGAGCGGCCACCCAGCCGGGCGGCGGCACGAGTCAGGCTGCTCGACCGGCTCCGGCGCAGGAGGGCCGAGGGGGCCGCCCGACGTGCCGAAGGGAGGAGGCGTCGCCCGGTGTCCTGGCCCTGA
- a CDS encoding SHOCT domain-containing protein, with protein MDDYPLLNLFWTMLWFFLWIMWLFLLFKVITDIFRDHSLNGWAKAGWLVLCIVLPYIGVLIYVIARGRSMGQRDVKQAKASEAAFQDYIRKTAGSQGGGATSPTDELARLAELRDKGAITPEEFDKAKAKVLA; from the coding sequence ATGGACGACTACCCCCTCCTCAACCTCTTCTGGACCATGCTGTGGTTCTTCCTCTGGATCATGTGGTTGTTCCTGCTGTTCAAGGTGATCACCGACATCTTCCGGGACCACTCCCTCAACGGCTGGGCCAAGGCCGGCTGGCTGGTCCTCTGCATCGTGCTCCCGTACATCGGCGTGCTGATCTACGTCATCGCCCGGGGCAGGAGCATGGGCCAGCGTGACGTCAAGCAGGCCAAGGCGAGCGAGGCCGCGTTCCAGGACTACATCCGCAAGACCGCCGGAAGCCAGGGCGGCGGCGCGACGAGTCCCACCGACGAACTGGCCCGGCTCGCCGAGCTGAGGGACAAGGGCGCGATCACTCCCGAGGAGTTCGACAAGGCGAAGGCCAAGGTCCTGGCCTGA
- a CDS encoding globin domain-containing protein, whose translation MLSEQAVPVVRATLPAVGGALDQITERFYGRLFAAHPELLRDLFNRGNQASGEQRQALAGSIAAFAGALLEHPDARPDVMLSRIAHKHASLGVTSEQYKVVHEHLFAAIVEVLGEAVTPEVASAWDEVYWLMANALIAVEARLYQEAGVAEGQVWRSMEIAERREETADTVSFVLRHTDGTPTAAFRPGQYVSVQVTLPDGARQIRQYSLSAAPGHPQWRITVKRVDGDPAGEVSSWLHAHARTGDTVEVSAPFGDLVLPEGDGPLLLASAGIGSTPMLAMLDHLAATGSTRPVVVVHADRTPDSHAHAAELRGLVDSLPQAALHLWYEEPGDSGARTGRADVTALDLPAGTTAYLCGPLPFLRTVRGDLVGRGTPAADIHYEVFGPDLWLGAES comes from the coding sequence ATGCTGTCCGAACAGGCCGTCCCCGTCGTCCGCGCCACCCTGCCCGCCGTCGGCGGCGCTCTCGACCAGATCACCGAGCGGTTCTACGGGAGGCTCTTCGCCGCCCACCCCGAACTTCTCCGCGACCTGTTCAACCGCGGCAACCAGGCCAGCGGCGAGCAGCGGCAGGCGCTCGCGGGCTCCATAGCCGCGTTCGCCGGCGCACTCCTCGAGCACCCGGACGCCCGGCCCGACGTCATGCTGTCCCGGATCGCGCACAAGCACGCCTCGCTCGGCGTCACGTCCGAGCAGTACAAGGTGGTGCACGAGCACCTCTTCGCCGCCATCGTCGAGGTGCTCGGCGAGGCGGTGACCCCGGAGGTCGCCAGCGCCTGGGACGAGGTGTACTGGCTGATGGCGAACGCCCTGATCGCCGTCGAGGCCCGGCTCTACCAGGAGGCCGGGGTCGCCGAGGGCCAGGTCTGGCGGTCGATGGAGATCGCCGAGCGACGTGAGGAGACGGCCGACACGGTCTCCTTCGTCCTGCGCCACACCGACGGGACCCCCACGGCCGCGTTCCGGCCCGGCCAGTACGTCAGCGTCCAGGTCACCCTGCCCGACGGCGCCCGGCAGATCCGCCAGTACAGCCTGTCCGCCGCTCCCGGCCACCCGCAGTGGCGGATCACCGTCAAGCGCGTCGACGGCGACCCGGCGGGCGAGGTGTCCTCCTGGCTGCACGCCCACGCCCGCACCGGGGACACCGTGGAGGTCTCCGCCCCGTTCGGCGACCTCGTCCTGCCCGAGGGCGACGGCCCCCTGCTGCTCGCCTCCGCCGGAATCGGCAGCACGCCGATGCTGGCCATGCTCGACCACCTCGCGGCCACCGGCTCGACCCGCCCCGTCGTGGTCGTGCATGCCGACCGGACCCCGGACTCGCACGCCCACGCCGCCGAACTCCGCGGCCTCGTGGACTCGCTGCCGCAGGCGGCGCTGCACCTCTGGTACGAGGAGCCGGGCGACTCCGGCGCCCGAACCGGCCGCGCCGACGTCACCGCGCTCGACCTGCCGGCCGGCACGACCGCGTACCTCTGCGGCCCCCTCCCCTTCCTCCGCACGGTCCGCGGCGACCTCGTCGGGCGGGGAACCCCCGCCGCCGACATCCACTACGAGGTGTTCGGACCCGACCTGTGGCTGGGCGCCGAGAGCTGA
- a CDS encoding helix-turn-helix transcriptional regulator, which yields MKDFDAVDALLAGVAPEAELPAPEERVRLRETARLTKAQVARALGVSPTTLAAWEAGREPAGETRTRYAYLLDGLSAKLDAPADEPAPPDPTPPSSPTPFSVPASPSVEVATGPAGGVAEGDELAVPQPCVLCGHPARHEVEGFAQHLDPAECGGAAPTPRDREGGEPAQTPGDREGGESASPPGGRERPERARSQGKRFERERPKADRAASAARLRAFQEPAPTPLGTVQEAVREALVRHGGDTEAATADLVRTAIPDAMALLDMCRTGARYEIVGHPPLPGILRKKTSRGADEVWEARPKWTRPALPAGPQEITALDINGAYLSALKTHLPLGALEHHTGGVHDRRRAGVHLVTPPDWQHGEHLPNPLGSRDEPGPLWITEPTLRLLLRLSSPAYGLCEPPVVHESFTSGATENLLEKFRNTLRDARAAALVSEDEVTLEYVKAMYSKFVATMGESNFNRELYRPDWMHIIRSQAFANLWTKAYKAYEGGLTVVRAMGTDELHVIGDWRRVFPEGRGVSEVKVKDVYTAQEEG from the coding sequence GTGAAGGACTTCGACGCGGTCGACGCACTCCTCGCGGGCGTCGCACCGGAGGCGGAACTGCCCGCCCCCGAGGAGCGGGTACGGCTGCGGGAGACCGCGCGACTGACCAAGGCGCAGGTGGCCCGTGCGCTCGGCGTCAGCCCGACGACCCTGGCCGCCTGGGAAGCGGGTCGCGAGCCTGCCGGGGAGACCAGGACGCGGTACGCCTACCTGCTCGACGGCCTCAGCGCCAAGCTCGACGCACCCGCCGACGAACCGGCGCCCCCGGACCCGACCCCGCCATCGTCCCCGACCCCGTTCTCGGTTCCGGCGTCGCCGTCAGTGGAGGTCGCTACGGGGCCGGCGGGCGGGGTCGCCGAGGGTGACGAGCTCGCCGTACCTCAACCGTGTGTCCTGTGCGGACACCCGGCCCGTCATGAGGTCGAGGGATTCGCACAGCACCTCGATCCCGCGGAGTGCGGTGGCGCCGCTCCGACCCCGCGCGACCGCGAGGGCGGTGAGCCCGCGCAGACCCCCGGCGACCGTGAAGGCGGTGAGTCCGCATCGCCTCCCGGCGGCCGTGAGCGGCCCGAGCGGGCCCGTTCGCAGGGCAAGCGTTTCGAGCGGGAGCGGCCCAAGGCGGACCGGGCGGCTTCGGCGGCGCGTCTGCGGGCTTTCCAGGAGCCCGCGCCCACCCCGTTGGGGACGGTGCAGGAGGCCGTCCGGGAGGCGCTGGTGCGGCACGGCGGTGACACCGAGGCGGCGACCGCGGACCTCGTGCGTACCGCCATCCCCGACGCCATGGCGTTGCTCGACATGTGCCGCACGGGGGCCCGCTACGAGATCGTCGGGCACCCTCCGCTGCCCGGCATTCTGCGGAAGAAGACCTCCCGGGGAGCCGACGAGGTCTGGGAGGCGCGGCCCAAGTGGACGCGTCCGGCGCTGCCGGCCGGACCGCAGGAGATCACGGCCCTCGACATCAACGGCGCCTATCTCAGCGCCCTCAAGACGCATCTGCCGCTCGGCGCCCTCGAACACCACACGGGCGGCGTGCACGACCGGCGGCGGGCCGGGGTCCATCTCGTCACCCCGCCCGACTGGCAGCACGGCGAACACCTCCCCAACCCGCTCGGGTCCCGCGACGAACCGGGCCCGCTCTGGATCACCGAGCCGACCCTCCGACTCCTCCTGCGGCTGTCCTCGCCCGCGTACGGGCTGTGCGAACCGCCCGTCGTCCACGAGTCCTTCACCTCCGGGGCCACCGAGAACCTTCTGGAGAAGTTCCGCAACACGCTCCGTGACGCCCGGGCCGCCGCGCTCGTTTCCGAGGACGAGGTCACACTGGAGTACGTGAAGGCGATGTACTCCAAGTTCGTCGCCACCATGGGGGAGTCGAACTTCAACCGGGAGCTGTACCGACCCGACTGGATGCACATCATCCGCTCCCAGGCCTTCGCCAATCTCTGGACAAAGGCCTACAAGGCGTACGAGGGCGGGCTGACCGTCGTCCGCGCGATGGGCACCGACGAGCTGCACGTCATCGGCGACTGGCGGCGGGTCTTCCCCGAGGGCCGGGGCGTGTCCGAAGTGAAGGTCAAGGACGTCTACACGGCGCAGGAGGAGGGCTGA